A part of Molothrus aeneus isolate 106 unplaced genomic scaffold, BPBGC_Maene_1.0 scaffold_30, whole genome shotgun sequence genomic DNA contains:
- the MED29 gene encoding mediator of RNA polymerase II transcription subunit 29 — protein sequence MAAPPPPPAGPGPGPPSAPAGPGAAAGPGAGPGPPPGAAQGPALPAQAATAQAQDFDPVQRFRLLLPQLKESLQTLMKVAAQNLVQNSSIDNGQKSTDGALQRFDKSLEEFYALCDQLELCLRLAHECLAQSFDSAKHAPALVPAAPKAEGGSLGGSLGVPGVPGGLGGTESLPYTQYLPLIKAQIAGAKDIHNALLEGTNKITGRLPPPGGP from the exons ATGGCGGCTCCTCCGCCGCctccggccgggccgggcccggggccgccCTCAGCGCCCGCGGGgcccggagcggcggcggggcccggagcgggtccggggccgcccccggggGCCGCGCAGGGCCCCGCGCTGCCCGCGCAGGCCGCGACCGCGCAGGCGCAGGACTTCGATCCCGTGCAGCGCTTCCGGCTGCTGCTGCCGCAGCTGAAGGAGAGCCTGCAG aCCCTGATGAAGGTGGCGGCTCAGAACCTGGTGCAGAACTCCAGCATCGACAACGGGCA GAAGAGCACTGACGGGGCCCTGCAGCGCTTTGACAAGAGCCTGGAGGAGTTCTACGCCCTGTGCgaccagctggagctctgcctg cGTTTGGCCCACGAGTGCCTGGCGCAGAGCTTCGACAGCGCCAAGCACGCCCCGGCGCTGGTGCCGGCGGCGCCCAAGGCCGAGGGGGGATCCCTGGGGGGGTcgctgggggtcccgggggtcccggggggccTGGGGGGCACCGAGAGCCTGCCCTACACGCAGTACCTGCCCCTGATCAAGGCGCAGATCGCCGGCGCCAAGGACATCCACAACGCCCTGCTCGAGGGCACCAACAAGATCACGGGCAGGCTGCCCCCGCCGGGGGGGCCCTGa